In Vanessa cardui chromosome 6, ilVanCard2.1, whole genome shotgun sequence, the following proteins share a genomic window:
- the LOC124530670 gene encoding WASH complex subunit 2-like, with translation MEFSDDSFIWSDASKDSDTMDFDIKQEDSDNHKDDNSVEDRSHKQKNKAKKRKYEESNELNGTIDRKPKVIKSEPDSDIDTPRKKKKKKHHNQNEEIQESDFDDSYLNYKVKQEQVSFLEPAPVKSKKKKKAKKNSESFSSEDLDSTSQEVDTDTPKLLKAEAEDSQIGDKSNPLEEEVVEKKKKKKSKNKSIDAPVLNDDYENSDENFQAKKKIKRKKSDVEINSNSFDRTEDSQIEEISCINNSALNNNFIDDEQIKENSNGDVNFESTKIEPNTDHSVTSNNKPTKQVPKILERLRFEDEDSIDSAPKENDDETNLSKHLRSFFNANKNLSLITPKAHAESAITEDDEIWIINGPHELNVKDFKGIRIKLDTKCKLKFNGQSYDSIIDNCIMKAPILSHNKNKLFVKNVPVNYSINLRKRIPKAHIPEENVTVNNQMNFIPLPETKCRHPLFGINYKKATKISPAINERLNNTVIELSNKEKRKKHKKEKSKVEVESEVEIKPQTETISIVSTKKKRKRKSSTKDEHVAKKAKYIKNEPDSTDVWDSEQAIEKNLFDF, from the exons ATGGAGTTCTCCGATGATAGTTTTATTTGGTCTGATGCATCCAAAGACTCTGATACTAT GGATTTTGACATAAAACAAGAAGATAGTGACAATCATAAAGACGACAATTCAGTTGAAGATAGGtctcataaacaaaaaaacaaggCAAAGAAAAGGAAATATGAGGAATCGAATGAACTTAATGGAACAATCGATAGAAAACCTAAGGTTATAAAATCTGAACCAGACAGTGATATTGATACACCAaggaaaaagaagaagaaaaagcATCATAACCAAAATGAAGAGATACAGGAATCAGATTTTGATGACAGTTATCTCAATTACAAAGTAAAGCAAGAGCAAGTGTCATTTCTCGAACCTGCTCCagttaaatctaaaaaaaaaaagaaagctaAAAAGAATTCAGAATCATTTAGTTCTGAAGATTTAGATAGCACAAGTCAAGAAGTAGATACTGATACTCCTAAGCTTCTCAAAGCTGAAGCTGAAGATTCTCAAATTGGTGATAAATCAAACCCCCTCGAAGAAGAGGTtgtagaaaagaaaaaaaagaaaaagagtaaaaacaaatcaattgaCGCTCCTgtgttaaatgatgattatgAAAACTCTGATGAAAATTTCCaagcaaagaaaaaaataaaaaggaaaaaatcagATGTGGAAATTAATAGCAACAGTTTCGATAGAACTGAAGATTCACAGATTGAAGAAATAAGCTGTATCAATAATTCagccttaaataataatttcatagatGATGAGCAGATCAAAGAAAATAGTAATGGTGATGTAAATTTTGAATCAACAAAGATAGAACCGAATACAGATCATTCAGTTACATCTAACAATAAACCAACAAAACAGGTTCCTAAAATATTAGAGAGATTGAGATTTGAAGATGAAGATAGTATAGATTCAGCGCCTAAAGAAAATGATGACGAAACAAACTTGTCAAAACATCTAAGAAGTTTTTTTAATGctaataaaaatttatcttTGATAACTCCTAAAGCTCATGCAGAGTCTGCTATTACAGAAGATGATGAAATATGGATCATCAATGGCCCTCATGAGTTAaatgttaaagattttaaaggtattagaataaaattagacacaaaaTGTAAGCTGAAATTTAATGGCCAATCTTATGATTCCATTATTGATAATTGTATAATGAAAGCCCCAATTTTgtcacataataaaaataaactatttgtaaaaaatgttccaGTAAATTATTCAATCAATTTACGAAAAAGAATACCTAAAGCACATATTCCAGAAGAGAATGTAACAGTCAATAATCAGATGAACTTTATTCCTTTACCGGAAACAAAATGTCGTCATCCACTATTtggaataaattacaaaaaggcTACCAAAATTTCACCAGCGATTAATGAGCGATTAAACAATACTGTAATAGAACTATCAAATAAGGAGAAGagaaagaaacataaaaaagaaaagagcAAAGTCGAAGTTGAATCAgaagttgaaataaaacctCAGACTGAAACTATATCCATTGTTTCAACTAAAAAGAAGCGGAAAAGAAAATCTAGTACGAAAGATGAACATGTAGCAAAGAAAGCTAAGTATATAAAGAATGAACCAGATTCCACTGACGTATGGGACTCGGAACAAGCtatagaaaaaaatctttttgatttttga
- the LOC124530558 gene encoding 40S ribosomal protein S4: MARGPKKHLKRLNAPKAWMLDKLGGVYAPRPSTGPHKLRECLPLVIFLRNRLKYALTGNEVLKIVKQRLIKVDGKVRTDPTYPAGFMDVVSIEKTNELFRLIYDVKGRFIIHRITPEEAKYKLCKVRAVGTGPKNVPYLVTHDGRTLRYPDPLIKVNDSIQLDIATAKIMDFIKFESGNLCMITGGRNLGRVGTIVSRERHPGSFDIVHIKDSTGHTFATRLNNVFIIGKGTKAYISLPRGKGVRLTIAEERDKRIAAKVAAH, from the exons ATG GCTCGTGGACCTAAAAAGCATTTGAAGCGTTTAAACGCTCCCAAAGCATGGATGTTGGACAAATTGGGAGGTGTGTATGCACCTCGTCCATCCACCGGGCCTCACAAACTGCGAGAGTGTCTGCCACTTGTGATTTTCCTCCGTAACCGTCTAAAGTACGCGCTTACCGGCAATGAGGTGCTCAAAATTGTGAAGCAGCGCTTGATTAAAGTTGATGGCAAAGTCCGAACTGATCCTACTTATCCAGCTGGTTTCATGG atgtTGTATCAATTGAGAAGACCAATGAATTATTCCGATTGATCTATGATGTTAAGGGACGTTTCATTATTCATCGTATCACTCCCGAGGAAGCTAAG TACAAGCTCTGCAAGGTTCGTGCTGTAGGAACTGGGCCTAAGAATGTACCTTACCTAGTGACGCACGACGGCCGCACATTGCGCTACCCTGATCCCCTTATTAAGGTGAACGACTCTATCCAGCTGGACATTGCCACCGCTAAAATCATGGACTTCATCAAGTTTGAGTCAG GTAACTTGTGCATGATCACGGGAGGTCGTAACTTGGGGCGAGTGGGCACCATCGTGTCGCGCGAGAGGCACCCTGGTTCCTTTGACATTGTACACATCAAGGACTCCACAGGACACACCTTTGCCACTAG GCTCAACAACGTGTTCATCATCGGCAAGGGCACGAAGGCGTACATTTCTCTGCCACGCGGCAAGGGTGTGCGTCTCACCATCGCTGAGGAACGCGACAAGCGCATCGCCGCCAAGGTCGCTGCGCACTAG
- the LOC124530671 gene encoding D-erythronate dehydrogenase-like has protein sequence MNVVITGAAGFLGSRLANALLADNSKIPVARLVLIDLNQPSPYNDPRVTALSVNLADPSAADLIIQPDCHILFHLAAVLSGQAEVDLDLGLCVNFDATRALVETARRRAPNLRFVYTSTIGVFGGNLPSVINDLTAVTPENSYGSQKAMCELLLNDYARRGYVDSRIVRLPTVSVRAGAANRAVTSFASGIIREPLNGKVSICPVGTAQKLYLTSPRTVVQNIIHAATIPEEALGSWRVINLPGICVSVGEMIEALREVAGDQTASLVHFEQDEMIERIVASFPIQCDYSRATSLGFTVDKNFIDIIRYYIRDDLNASN, from the coding sequence ATGAACGTTGTAATTACCGGTGCAGCAGGATTTTTAGGATCGCGATTAGCAAATGCGTTACTAGCAGATAATTCAAAGATACCTGTTGCGCGGCTagttttaatagatttaaatcaGCCATCTCCATATAACGATCCACGAGTTACAGCACTATCAGTTAATCTAGCTGACCCTTCCGCGGCTGATCTAATCATTCAACCCGATTGTCATATATTATTCCATTTAGCTGCAGTATTAAGTGGTCAAGCTGAAGTTGACCTCGACCTCGGCCTTTGTGTTAACTTCGATGCAACTCGAGCTTTAGTCGAAACGGCAAGACGTCGGGCCCCAAATCTTCGATTCGTGTATACAAGTACAATTGGAGTATTTGGAGGTAATCTTCCATCTGTTATTAATGATCTAACAGCTGTCACTCCCGAAAATTCTTATGGCTCCCAGAAGGCAATGTGTGAACTACTTTTAAATGATTACGCTCGCCGCGGTTATGTCGATTCACGAATAGTAAGACTACCAACGGTAAGCGTTAGGGCTGGCGCTGCAAACCGAGCGGTAACATCGTTTGCTAGTGGGATAATACGCGAACCACTAAATGGGAAAGTGAGTATTTGCCCGGTTGGAACGGCGCAAAAGCTGTACCTAACAAGCCCCCGTACTGTAGTACAGAATATAATACACGCAGCCACGATTCCGGAAGAAGCTCTGGGTTCATGGCGAGTAATTAATTTACCTGGCATATGCGTATCGGTTGGAGAAATGATTGAAGCGTTGCGGGAAGTAGCAGGTGATCAAACAGCGTCGTTAGTGCATTTTGAGCAAGATGAAATGATTGAACGTATTGTTGCAAGCTTTCCAATCCAGTGTGATTACTCCCGTGCTACAAGTCTCGGTTTTACAgttgataaaaattttattgatattattcgtTATTATATTCGAGATGACTTAAATGcttcaaattaa